DNA from Nitrospina gracilis Nb-211:
TAAAACGCCATGGGAGGCTTGGCGGACTCCGGAAGCCAATCGGGAACGTCTGAAGCAATTTTTTGTTCGACCAGATCCCGCAGTGCTTTTGGCAGAAATTTTCCAGAGTCCACCGGAATCAAGGCCTGAAATTCAGCATTGCGGAAGATCACCCGCCCGTCCTCGCGCAAAAGCGCCAGGGGCGCCCCGCCTTCCTCCAGCGCGGTGATCAGCGCCTTGTATGTCTGTAGTTGATCCTGAATGGCCACCCCCTTGATGGCGTTGGCAAAGCTGGGCAGAAGAAGCTCCAGGAGACGAACTTCGCGAGGTGTCCAGAATGGATCATTGGGGGCATGCCGGTGAAGCCCGATGCCAATATGGTTCTCACGGTCCAATGCCGCCATGGTGGCTTTGTAGCTCTCAAATCCCACAAAATCACGGGGGTTGAATTCAGGATGGTCCTCGATAAATTGTTTCAGTTCCTTCTGCAATACTTCCCTCGGCACATCGATATCGTGGGCAATAACCGGACGGTTCGCGTTATAAGAAATGTCAAACAAAGATCTTAAATAGGTATGCAATTTGTTCGCCCAGGGCCACTGGCTGGGGTCGAGTCCGATCATATCGATGGCCTGCGCGGGTTTTACCATGCCTTTCCACAAATTCAGGTCCGTCCAGGCATAACCCCCGATCTGAAAATTAAAAAGGGGCTTGATTTCATTTTTCATGCACAAGCGCAGGTCCGGCTTGGCGCGGCATTGATACAGCTTCTCCATGATCTTAAAAATTTTAAGATAATCCTCTTCTGGAAGCGAATGGGGTCCGTTGTTATCCATAATTTAGAACTCCTGTTCAGCAGGGGTCGACCGCAGGCGCGTCACAAGTTGCGTGCGGGAATGGACGTCCAGTTTTCTGTAGATATTCTTGAGATGGTTTTTGAATGTGTTGGAGGAAATGAACAGCCGTTGCGCGATGTCGCCATCATCAAGACCGTCGCCCGCCAAAATGGCGACCTCCACCTCGCGCGGGGTGAGCTCGGCCGCCTGCAATTTATAATGGAGTTGGGTGTGCGGATCGTCCGCCGTCTGCAGGCTCAACAGCCACGCGGGGTTCACTTTATCTTGCTCGGGGCGGAGGTGTATTATGCTGAGCCGATAAACCCTGTCACCATCCTGATAAAATGCCATCGGCGGCGCGCTGGTTTTCGGCGGATGATCGAGGCTCAGAAAAACCAACTGTTGCTCGACCAGATCCCATAACATTTTCGGAAGCAGGTTTCCGGGTTCGACGGGATTCGCGGCATGAAAGGCATCATTACGGAACAGCACTCTGCCGTCCTTCTGCACCAGCGCAAACGGTGTGCCGTTTTCTCCCAAAGCCGTGACCAGGGCTTTGTAGGTTTGCAGTTCCTCTTGAACGGCAACCCGCATTGTGGTGTTAAAAAAACTGGGGCGCAGGAGTTCCATGAGGCGGATTTCGCGGCTTGTCCAGACCTTATCATTCTGGCCATAGCGATTGAGTCCCATGGCCAGATTTTCCGCACGGTCGACAGCCGCCAGCGAGGTCCGATAGCCCACGTTTATGGGGTATATATCCGAAGGCGCGTATTCGGGGTGATCCTTGAAAAAATTTTCGAGTTCCGCCTGCAGGGTTTCACGGGGAATGTCCACATCATGAGCAATGACCTGGCGGGTGGTGCGGGCGAAGAATTGGGGAATGGAAACAATATACTCTCTTATTTTTTCGATTACCTGAAACAACTCTTCAGGAATCATGATGCTGTCGAGATTTCTACCGGGAATAGCCTCGCCGCCGATGAAAGAAATGTTCAACAAATTGATGTCATCGGCTTCAAAAAAAGGAAGCACGTATTGTCTGCAACAGGTCTTTAAATCGCTTCGGGTTTGGCACTGCTGTAGATGCCGGATCAGATCTATGACTCGCAGATAATCTTCTTCCGGCAGGGATGGAGGAACGTCTCCGCTTGGTTTCATTGTGTGGCCCTCCCCTTCATGATGCCCTGCAGGTGGTGGAGCAGTTGCACGCGGGTGTGCACTCCCATTTTCTTGAATATCCGTTTCAGGTGGTTGTTGACGGTGTTGGGACTGATGAACAGGCGCTCTGCGATTTCCTTGTCGCTGAACCCGTCGCACACCAGGGACGCCACTTCGATCTCCCGCGCCGTCAGGCGCGCCTCATCCATGGCAACGCCCACGCGCGACTGCGGCCCCAGTGCGGATTTGAACTGCAATAGATAACAGCGGTTGTCGTAATCCTGCAACGGGTCCAGCCGTGTCAGGTTCAGGCGGTACACCTCTTTTTTGTGTTTGTAAAAGGGAGAAAACCGTGACAGTTCATCAAGCCTTTCCGCCGGGGAATACAGGTCGTCTTGTTTCTGTATCCATTCCCGAATCTCTTCCGGCAACCGCTCTCCCTGCTGAAGTTGAAACCGTTTCTGAAAGGAACCGTTGCAGAAAAGAATGCGCCCCTCCGGCTGAACCAGCGCGATGGGAGTGGAGGTGTCGGCCAAGTGGTCGGCCAGCGCGCTGAAGTGATGCAGATCGCGTCGAAGCGCTACGTACTGGCAGGCGTGCAAAAGACTGGGTTGCGCCAACTCGGCCATGCGCAATTCGCGGTAGGTGAACGGCTTGTCATTCCGCACCCGGCTTAAGCCGACGGTAAGCGAAGCCTCCGGCCCATTCACTATGGATAAATGCCCGCTCATATTCTTCAAAGTGGGGGCGTCGTTGGGATCGATCTCCGGATGGTCTTCAAAAAAACGATGGAGGCTGTTGGAAAGAGTGTCGCCGGGCAGATCGGTGCCGGTGGCCAGCACCGCGCGCATGCCGGTGGCATACAGCCGGGTGAAATCTTCCATGTAGGGTTGGCAAAGAAACGCCCACTCGATTTCCTGTGGCGAATACCCCGCGGTGGCGATGGGGGTCAATGTGCTGGCGGAAGGATTTTCAGGGTTGGCTGCGAGCGTCGCACTGCCGAACGCCTCAATCTGGAACAGGGGAAATAGATGCGTTCGGACAACCCCCTCGAGATCGGATTGCGTTTCGCATTCTTCAAGTTTGTGGATCAACTCAATGAGGTTGAGGTAATCCCGTTCGCTCAACACCTGAAAGGATGAAGACATGACCTTATCCTTTCACTGAAACTATTCGAATACCAAATTCTGAAGAAGGGGGTATGTCCATTTTATAGGGATTTGAAGAAAAGACAATGGCAGTGGGGGCATTGAATGGATTCCCCACAGATCACGTTGTTAAAGACTACAGGAACGGGGGCATGCGGATAAGTCTAAACCAAACTACAGTTTGTTCGAGCAATGCCTTTTAACAATTGAGCTTTACAGCCATCCATTGTTTTTGGCTACAATCTCTTGCGAAAAGGAACAGCCTTTCCGAATAAAAATTCAGTGAAGTAAAAATTCTGGCATTTTTTTTTCCGAAAGGAATATATTGTGGGCAGGGGAGGAGACGCCCATGAAAATCATCACGCTGACAATTCTGCTTGCCCTTACACCCACCATCAATGATCTGCCTTCCGGATCTTCCCGGGAAAAAGGCCGGGCCATCGCCTTCAAGGCAGAAGAAACCTTCGACAAATTCAACGACAACACGGCCGAAGTGGCCATTCATATAAAAAAAAATAACCAAACCACGATCACCCGAAAAATGTCGTTGAAGGTTCTGGTGACGGAAGAGAACACCGACAAGGCGCTCATGCAGTTTTATCATCCGGCGGACGTCAAGGGCATGGCTTTTTTAATTTGGACGCACAAGGACACCTTCGACGATCTGTGGGTGTACATTCCCGACCGGCGCCGGGTGAAGCGCATCAGCACCCAGACCAAGGGTAGCAACTTCATGGGCACGGAGTTCCAGACTGAGGACCTGATCCGCGCCGAGCCGGAAAAGTACACCTACGAGTATTTGGAAACCAAATCCTGCGGGGAGCTGGAATGTTACCTGGTGAATCGTTTTCCAAAAGAAAAAAGCACGATCTACTCCCGGCAGGTGCTGTGGATCGACACCGATCATTTTCGCTTTCAACAGATCGATTCTTACGACCTTTCCGGAAACCATGTCAAAACGCTGAAGTTTTTCGGTTACAAACTGTATAAGGATCGATTTTGGCGTTGGGACCGGCACGAGTTGACGGACCACCGGACGGGAGAGGTGACCGTTTCAGATTTCATCAACTGGAGATTCAATATTGGTTTGAAAGAGAGCCAGTTTACGGTGAATGGATTGCAGAACATCCGTTGATTGGTAAACTTTCAAGTTCCTTGTTCAAAAAATGGGTGTTCTATGTGGGATTGGTTGGGGAGACAATCACACCAGCACCTTTGTCGATGGACGGTCGGAATTTTTTTTGCCCTGATGTGGAATGATCCGTCTCATGCCTGGGACCTGCGCGGTTTTGTGGAAGGTGAAGCCCGCCCGTTTTTCACTTCGGCCAGTTTTCCTGGACAAAAAGACCACACCGTATCCGTCGCCCTCAACCCGGAACTCTTTCACGAGTTTGAAAGCGGCACGCAGTTCTACCTCATCCCGTTTTACCGCTACGATCATGCCGACTCCGAGCGCACGCATTTCGATCTACGCGAGCTCGATTTCATTTTTTCAGGCAGTTTCTGGAGCGCACGGGTGGGCGTGCGCAAGGTGTTCTGGGGCGTTACGGAGACGGTGCACCTCGTGGACATCGTCAACCAGACGGATTTTCTGGAAGGCCTCGACGGGGAGGACAAGCTGGGCCAGCCCATGGTGAACGTCGCCCTGGTCACCGACTGGGGCATTGTGGATTTTTTCGTGTTGCCGTATTTCCGCGAGCGCACCTTCCCCGGCGGCGGGGGCCGCCTGCGGCCACCGCTCCTCGTCGATATCGACAACCCCCGTTACGAAAGCTCCGCCAAAGAATGGCACACCGATTTCGCCGTCCGTTATTTCCAGAACATCGGCAAGTGGGACATCGGCCTGTCCGCGTTTTCCGGTACCGGCCGGGAGCCCACGTTTGATCTCGGCGTGTCGCCATCGGGCTCCCCCGTTCTCGTTCCCTTTTACGAGCAGATTCATCAGGTGGGTTTGGACCTGCTTTACATCTATGCGAACTGGATCTGGAAGCTGGAAGTGATCCAGCGCTGGGACATGCGTCCGGAGGATTTTTATGCCACCACGTTTGGCTACGAATACACCTTCTCCGGCGTGTTTGGCACGGGCATGGACATCGGTGTGCTCACGGAGTGGTCGTACGACGAGCGCCAGTCCCGCGCCACCACGCTGTTTCAGAATGACCTCACGTTTGGCTTTCGCTGGGGTTGGAACGATATCAACGGAACGCAAGTCTTGTTCGCTTTCATTCAGGATCTGGAAGACCCCAGCAAGGCGTTTTTCATCGAGGCCAGCTCCCGGCTGGACGAACACTGGCGCCTGACCGTGGAATTGCGCGGCATCATGGATCAACCGGACGACGATCCCTTCATATTTCTGCGCGATGAAGATTTTGGCCAGATCACGCTTGCCTACCATTTTTGACAGCACTCAAAGATCCTCATTGATTTGCCCCTTCAGGATAAACCCGTCATCAGGGAAACACCGTCGGACCGTTTTTCTTCCGTCTCCGCAAAAATGACTTTTTCAGGCTATTTACCCGGCTTGGGTCCAAATCTAGAATGGACCCATAAAAAAGGTGATGACGCTTCCTTCGAGCAAGCGGGAGGAAGGGGGATGGCCATGGTTCCCATCGACGAAAAAGAATGTCAACTGGATCTTAAAGATATGCATCAGGCCCTGCTGGATCACTCGTTCGATGCGATTGTGTCGATTGATACCGAGGGAGCGATTTTGGGTTGGAACCTGAGCGCGGAGTCCACATTCGGTTGGAAAGCCGAAGAGGTGGTTGGCAAAAAACTTTCCGAGGTCCTCATTCCGGAAAAATACCGTGCCGCCCACACCGAGGGTTTGCGGCGTTTCATGCATACGGGTAAAGCCCGTGTGTTGAATCAGCATTTGGAATTGAGCGCACTGCATCGCAACGGTGGTGAGCTTCCTGTCGAAATTTCCATCGTGCCCTCGCGTCAGAACGGCCGGGTCGTGTTCACCGGGATCATTCGAGACATCACGGAAAGCAAGAACGCCATCCGACAGGCCCAGTTGCGCGAAGAAGAATACAAGATTCTGCATGAAGTGGCGCAGGCGCTTCAGAACTCGAACAGCATGGAAGCCATGTTGCGGGAAGCGCTGGGGGCAATCAGTCGAAGCAAGGAGCTCCATGTTGAAAACAAGGCGGGGATTTTTCTCGCCGACCAGGAGAAGCAGGTGTTGCGCCTCGCGGTCAGGATAGGGAAATTCCCCGCCGGCTTTCTTAAAAACTTGAAGGAGATTCCCTTTTACAACATTCCCTATGGACGGTGTTTCACATCTGGAGAAATGGTGGTGCGGGACTGGTGCATGTTTTATCCACAGCAGCCCGGTCCTTTTGGGAAGGAAAACCAATACGGTTCCTACATCGTCCCGCTCAAATGCCGCAATGAAACGATGGGCGTTCTGTTTCTTTACACTCCGGAATCTCCTCCGTGCTACGAAGGTAGCCGGGATGTGCTTCGTTCCATTGCGGCGCTTATAGGAAACGCCATCAAGCACCGTCAATATGAAAAGGAAATCCAAAAGCAGAACAAGCAGTTAAGAATGTTCAATTTTATGAAAAACCGGTTCCTTGGAATCGCCTCTCACGATTTGCGAAATCCCATTTACTTGATTTTGACTTATTGCAGTATTTTAGCCGAAGGGTCTTTGGGAAAGTTGAACGACCGGCAGGAAAAAATCATCGACAAAATCATCTATTCGGGAGAATACATGCGGGATCTACTGAGCAATCTGCTGGATATTTCGAAAATTGAAAGCGGTCAGTTTCATCTGGATAAGAAACCAGCAAATTTCAATTTGCTGGTTCAGTCCCAGGTGGAGATGAGCCAGCAACTTGCTGATAAAAAGCAAATCCGCCTTGAGTTTTTTCCCGACGAATTGCCTGATGTGGCCGTTGATAAATGCTCCATGATCCAGGTTGTTGACAACCTGGTCGGCAATGCCATCAAGTTTTCCCCTCCGGGTGCCCGGGTGATTGTTTCGACGCGGAAAAACGGAAACCGATGGAGGTTTTCGGTGGAGGACGAAGGGCCCGGTCTGGATAAAGAGGAAATGGCCCTGGCGTTTGAGGAGTTCCAGACGCTGAGCGCCAAGCCAACGGGAGGGGAGAAAGCGACTGGCCTAGGGCTTGCCATATCAAAAAAAATCATAAATCTTCATGGCGGGGAAATGGGAGTGGAAAGTGAAAAAGAAATGGGTAGCACCTTCTATTTTGACCTACCGATATAATTAGTATTTCTTTAAGTAGTTTGGGGGCAGGTCAGAAATTTTTAATTACTCAAAGAATTTAAGCATAATTATTTATGGGATTTGTTCAGGAGTCCCCGCCCACCCGTGTGACACTGGTTCCGTTTTTCAGGTTCGATGGGCGGCTCGCAGTGCATGGGGATTCGCCCAAGCCTGGTTCGAACTTTTTCGCCAAGCCTCCACCAATTTCAAGTCCGATAAAATCCGAGTAGGTCCATAAGCCCGTGTAAAAGCGGGCTTTTTTTATGGCTTCGAAGCCGACGCCGGGATCCCCCGGTGGGATGGGGTGAGGGCTGGTTGGATTATTTGCGTTTGCCGAGGAAGGCGACGTAGAGCATGGTTTCGTCGACGCCGTCCAGGCGGAGCAGATCGTTGGCGATGTCATCGAAAAAGCCGCAGGTGGTCATGACCGCGAGCCCCAGGTTGTGGCAGGAAAGATAAATGTTCTGGCCCAGATGCCCGACGTCCAGCAGGACGTAGCGGTAACCCCTCTCACCGTATTTGCGTTTGGTGCGCTGGAACACGCCGGAGATCAACACCACCACACCCGCCCGGCGCACGTGCTCCTGATTGCAGCAGGCTTCGTAAACGGAGTCGGTGGGGTCGCCGGGGATCAACAGTTCGAGTTCGTGCCGGGGCACGTTGTAATGATAAATGCCGGGCTCGATGGATTCCACCTTCCTCACCGCCAGATAGATTTCCGCGGGATAAAGGCCGCCGCCGGAGGGGGCGGATCGCAACGTCTGCACACCGCCGCCGGGGATGGGCATCTCCCCGGTGATGCCGTAGCTCTGGTGCAGGATTTTGGAAAGCTCCCAGAAACTCAGCGGCGCTCTCCCGAAATTGCGGATGGAGCGGCGTGTGGTGATCGTCTCGTCAAACGGCCGGTCGTTTGTGCTCAATTCTTCCTTCGGTATCAGCTTCACTTTTTTGGCATGCGAATACTGTTTGTAGCCGTGCGTCATGGCGACCAGTTCCGTACGTGAAAAGGAACTGGGAATCATCCCCGCCAGCAGATCCGGGTGGAGTTTCGTGTTCTCGTGATACAGCTCGGAGAGGGAGACCTTCTCCGGGTCTTTTCGAGGTCCGAGGGCAATGACGGGTTTGAGCATATCGGCCATGATGCGCTATGCCTCCACAATTCAGGGGAAAGGGTGTGGGTAAGGATTCAATTCGTCCTCGGTTCTCGGCCGTCCGACCAATCCCAGTCGATGGGGCACCTCGTACAATCGGCGGCCACCGAGATGCTGGCGGGCATGATTCAAATCCAGGGGCTGCATGCCGGGCACCACCGCCCGCGCCACTTTAAACCCGGCTTCATCAATATCCGATGTGGTCAAGTCCAGCACCACGGTCTCGAGGTTGTATTTTTTCAGTTGGTTTGTAAGAAACTGCACGTTCGCGGACATATCAGGCTGAAAGTGGTTGGTCAGGTTCTGGATCGGGATCTTGTCCGGCCACGTCATCAGAAAATCCATGGCGGTTCGAAGCTCCGGGCGCAGGGCATGAGCCAGGGCGTGCAGGGTTGGCTTGTCCACATTGCTGTAGTCCGGGTCGGGTTGAAAATCCGGGTTGTTCCGCGCATACCGGCTCATCCCGATGTACGTCAGCAACGCCTCTTCCAGGGCCAGCGACAAAGCTTTGTTGGGATTCAGGCAGGTGCCGAGTCCCATGACGGTATGGGGAATGTGCCCCTCGGTGCTTTGCAACATGACCGCGATGACCGGCACCGGAATATCCAGCGTCAGGACAAATGCTTCGCAGGTAACGGGAATGCCGTCCAAGGCCTGCAATAATTGATGGACGAAGGGGTCGTGGACGGTTGCCAGATCGATGCGCGGACGGGGCAGGCGGTTTTGCCAGACGATCATGAACGCGTCCCGTTCAATCACCTCGCAAATGGCCTTGTACACGCTGGCGGCGAGGCTGGGTCCACAGGCCAGACCGGTGGAGATGGAATCCTGCACGGGCGGTTCGTGCGGAGCCCTGTAATAATAGGGCACATACACGAAGGCGGCGGGGACGTAGGTCGGCCTTTCATGGGTCAACGAGTATCCCTGGGCCCAGCATAGAGGGGTTTTGGTCCCGGGAGCGGTGAAGGGGAAATTCGGTGACGCGTATTGCTTTTCACTGAACAGGGCAAAGGCCTGGGGGGGCACCGCCGGGCTGTCCAACTCATAGTATGTGGAGAGAAGGAGGTCGTCTTCATCGTATTGGGCACTGCAATAACGCTCGATGCTTTCGCCCACGGCTTTCATGATGGCGCGGTCGGGATCGGTGGAGGCGGCGTCGCCGTTGTTCAACGCTTCCTGGCCGCAGATGGGTTTGAGGTTTGCGGGATGACTGCGTGCGAAAAACACATTGGGCTCGCCACACACCAGCTCCTCAAACTCGACCTTCTGAATAATGCCGGTACGGTCGCTGACCAGCCGGCGGGCGCGTTTCAAGCTATCCTGTAAAGACGGCGTGGTGGTGCCGGCCGGTGCGTGCCGGGCCTCCAGCATGGTCTCAGTGGTTTCCATTGTTCTTCACGGGTGAAGTGCTGTCCCACGCCTCGTGCCGGGGACGTTTTGGGTTGCAGGCGGGGCAACGGGGAAGCCTGAGGACATCGTGCCCCACCGCCACAGGCGAGGTGGACGGCATTTCATAAAACCGTCCGATCGTGACAGGCGGTGCATATCCGGAAAGGTTGCGGCTCACTTCCATGGCAGCCTGAGCGGCGAGGACAGACCACAGGGGTTGGAACACGCCTTCGTTGCTGGAATGCGGCTGGGCGGCCAATTGCTTTTGGTAAGCGGCGTGTGTTTCCAGGTCCGGCACGTTGGAAGCGAGGCGTTTGTCAAAACACACATAACAGGCCGACTGGTGCGGGATGAACGTCGGTCCCAGCAATGCTTTCGTGCCCTCGATGGCGAGATGCAACCAGGGCTTTTTCGCTTCCAGACAGGCGGCATTGACGATTTCGAAAAAAGAATATGCCGGTGCGTCCTGGCAGGCGATGAGAAAATCCACGCCTTTCAGGAAATTCATCAGCGCCCTGGATTGCAGGGTTTTTGATTCAGGATTTGCAGAGGAAATTCCGATTTTAATGACTTGTTCAATTCCGACGGAAAACAGGGAGGTTTCGACCGAGTCCTTCAGGGATTTGGCTCCAACCACTCCTACCCGGGATTGTTGCAATTTGTCCAGGGAACCAGGAGCATCGGATACAAAATGGGAAAAGAATTGGATTTCGCCGTTTCCTTGATGAAATGCCCCGGAGGGAGCCGAATCCAAAGAGGGCGCAAGGCTTTGCTGTAACAAGCCATGCGCCCTCAGGATTTTGAGAAGAAAGACGATCGTGGTGGGCAGAATTTCGTTGCCCCCGGCATTGGCGATCTCATCGACATTGTGGTTTCCATCCAGCAGAGGCTGGATGGTGTGGAACGCTTCGATCAATAGATCGTTCCGTAGAGCGTAATCGAATTCTGCTCCACAAAACTGAAGACGGCCGTCTTCAAGTTCCAACAATGTGGCCCAAGGAGCCAAACAAGGCCGGCTCGGGAGAGTAACGGCGAGATAATCCGACGGCGTGTATTGGACTCCCTTCATAGAACACCCATGAAGTAGAGGATTTTAAGGATAGTTACATTGAATCCGGAAGCGAATATGAAGAAAATGCAGAGCCCCCGGTTGGGCTGAGATGCCAATTGTGAAAACTCGGAACGATCAGTTCCGAGACGGATCCGAAGGTGCTGCGTAGCAGGTGCAACAAATAGCTACGGGACGGATCGCGCCATCCTTCATGCCGGGAACTCCGCCGGTCTTCAAGAAATCCAAGTCCTCAGATTCCAACCCGAAGTCCTTTTTCAGGCGTTCCGGGTCGATAACAATGGTTTCGCAATAATCGGCATCACTGGAGATTTTGGCCAAAGCGTCCTGGAGATTCTTGTGGGTCATGGTGTCCCCCTTGGTAGGTTTGTAATGGGTTCGGTTGGAATAATCCACTTTGAATCGTGTTTTAGAACTTTTTGAAGACTAGGAATCCGGTCAACGAAAAGTCCTAACAAATCACAATTTGCGCCCCAAACGTAATGCCTAGGGTACTAATATTCAATCCTCGAAACTACTATATTTTGATAGTATAGCTACTATAAGTTATTGTTTTTAAAGGCTAAGTCATTCATTTTTGTGTTAAAATCCTGTACCGCCAGGATAAAAAAGCTTGTCCGAAATGGAGAAAAAAACGGTATGGCTTCACTAGCACCCTCAATCAGGTATCCTTTCGGCCCCTTCCTTACAGCCAAGTTAGCAAAGTCCAAGATTTTTGTTTTGCTCCTGGTCTGGTTTTCCGTTTTTCATATACCCATTGACCCCGCCTATCCCCAGGAAAACCATTCCGTTTTCACCCAGCAAAGCGGAACCTTGACGGAAGAAGAAAAGCAATTTTTCCAAATGGACCTCCAGCAACTGATGCAAACGGAGGTGGTGGTGACCTCCGTAAGCAAGCGTCCTCAAAAACTTCACGAGACCGCGTCGGCGATTTATGTCGTCACGCAGGAGGACATAAGGAGAACCGGTGCGGTGAACATCATGGAAGCATTGCGCATCGTTCCGGGTGTTCAGGTTTCAAAGATCAATCAGAACCGGTACGCTATTTCCATCCGTGGTTTCAACCGCAGACTGGGTTCGGACAAACTGCTGGTTCTTATGGACGGCCGCACTTTATATAGCCCGTCAGCGGCCGGTGTATTTTGGATTGGTCAGGATACGATGCTGGAGGATATCGACCGCATTGAAGTCATCCGCGGACCGGGCGCAGCCCTGTGGGGGTCCAATGCCGTCGCGGGGGTGATCAATATCATAACCAAGTCCGCTCACGAAACCGACGGGCTTTTGGTGTCTGGGGGGGCCGGTACGGAAGAAAAAGGGTTCGGCTCCATGCGCTATGCGGGTGAGTTGGAGGAGGGGCTGAATTACCGGTTTTATGCAAGATACCGGGACCGTGACGAAGGGCTGAGGCCGGATGGAAACAACGGTATCGATGACAAACAAATGTATCAGGGTGGGTTTCGTTCGGACTGGCAGGTGAACCCGGAAAATCACCTGACTTTTCAAGGAGACCATTACAGCCTGGATGCCGGGTTGGATTTCAACAGCCGGTTTGTGTCTTTGTCTCAGGGAAACGCTCCCTTTCAGGGAACCACCACGCAACGAGGTTATAACTTCCTGACGCGCTGGGACCGGTCACTGGAAAATGCTTCGGCCTTCAAGGTGCAGGCTTATTACGACCGGTTGTTGAGAAAGGCCGATGGCGTTCCGTTTGACAACCTGGTCGAGCAGGCGGACTTCGAGTTCCAGTATGATTTTTTAACCGAGTTCTGGAACAAGAAACACAATATTTCGTGGGGGCTCAACTACCGTTACACGCGATTCGATTTCGACCGCACCGCCATTCTCGACCTCCCTGAACGGGATACCAACCTCTTCGGCTTTTTCATTCATGATGAAATTTCCCTTATTCCCGACACCTGGAATTTGATTGCCGGCATCAAGATCGAGCACAACGAGTTTTCCGGTTTTGAATTTCAACCCAGCATTCGCACCGTATGGACTCCGAATTCCCGGCATACCTTGTGGTCCGCCGTTTCCCGCGCCGTGCGGATCCCGACGGTCACGGAGGCCACGGCCACCGTCAATCGCGCATTGATTCCGGGGGCGCCCCCTTTACTGCTTCGGGAGCGGAACCAGGACAACCTGGATGCTGAAGAGTTACTCGCTTATGAGGTGGGGTATCGTTTCAAGCCTCGAAAGGAATTGAATTTTGATGCCACGGCTTATTATTTCGATTACGACAATCTAATCGAGTTCACCACCGGATCGGTTTTTTTTGAGGCCGGCCCACCGCCGCCGCACCTGGTTCTTCCCTTCAAAAGCGATAATTCCCTGAAGGGGGAGGTTTATGGTTTTGAGCTGGCCGCACAATGGCAGCCTCTCACCAACTGGCGTATTGCGGGAAGTTACACATTCACCCAAATTGACCTCAAGCCCATACTGTCAAACGTGTTCAACCCGGGTTCCTTCAACAGCGAAGGGGACCTGGACGCGGAAGGCGAACCCGAACACATTTTTAACATCCGCTCCTACCTGAACCTCCCTCACAATTTGGAGTTCGATTCTTTCCTTTATTACATATCCAGGAATTCAAGCCGGAAAATACCAGCTTACACGCGGGTCGATTTGCGCTTGGGATGGAAGCCTGTGGATTCTCTAGATCTGTCCCTAGTGGCCCAAAACCTTCAGGACAATGCTCATTCTGAACTGACCGAATTGCTGGAAGCCTCCACTGAAACCCAGAGAAGCTTCTACTTTAAAGTCACATATAATTTTGACTGACACTTACTGAATGCTAAGGCGCGACCTTTTTAAACTAT
Protein-coding regions in this window:
- a CDS encoding helix-turn-helix transcriptional regulator, with amino-acid sequence MEKLYQCRAKPDLRLCMKNEIKPLFNFQIGGYAWTDLNLWKGMVKPAQAIDMIGLDPSQWPWANKLHTYLRSLFDISYNANRPVIAHDIDVPREVLQKELKQFIEDHPEFNPRDFVGFESYKATMAALDRENHIGIGLHRHAPNDPFWTPREVRLLELLLPSFANAIKGVAIQDQLQTYKALITALEEGGAPLALLREDGRVIFRNAEFQALIPVDSGKFLPKALRDLVEQKIASDVPDWLPESAKPPMAFYQHGDTVYRLNLTQLRPEQDDSEPVWLLRLRTVDDPYSTLHHKLQQADLTPREVEVAVLAGDGLDDADIAGRLFISTHTLKNHFKSIYRKLDVHSRTQLMAVLRPPAAEQEL
- a CDS encoding helix-turn-helix domain-containing protein, translating into MKPSGDVPPSLPEEDYLRVIDLIRHLQQCQTRSDLKTCCRQYVLPFFEADDINLLNISFIGGEAIPGRNLDSIMIPEELFQVIEKIREYIVSIPQFFARTTRQVIAHDVDIPRETLQAELENFFKDHPEYAPSDIYPINVGYRTSLAAVDRAENLAMGLNRYGQNDKVWTSREIRLMELLRPSFFNTTMRVAVQEELQTYKALVTALGENGTPFALVQKDGRVLFRNDAFHAANPVEPGNLLPKMLWDLVEQQLVFLSLDHPPKTSAPPMAFYQDGDRVYRLSIIHLRPEQDKVNPAWLLSLQTADDPHTQLHYKLQAAELTPREVEVAILAGDGLDDGDIAQRLFISSNTFKNHLKNIYRKLDVHSRTQLVTRLRSTPAEQEF
- a CDS encoding helix-turn-helix transcriptional regulator; translated protein: MSSSFQVLSERDYLNLIELIHKLEECETQSDLEGVVRTHLFPLFQIEAFGSATLAANPENPSASTLTPIATAGYSPQEIEWAFLCQPYMEDFTRLYATGMRAVLATGTDLPGDTLSNSLHRFFEDHPEIDPNDAPTLKNMSGHLSIVNGPEASLTVGLSRVRNDKPFTYRELRMAELAQPSLLHACQYVALRRDLHHFSALADHLADTSTPIALVQPEGRILFCNGSFQKRFQLQQGERLPEEIREWIQKQDDLYSPAERLDELSRFSPFYKHKKEVYRLNLTRLDPLQDYDNRCYLLQFKSALGPQSRVGVAMDEARLTAREIEVASLVCDGFSDKEIAERLFISPNTVNNHLKRIFKKMGVHTRVQLLHHLQGIMKGRATQ
- a CDS encoding outer membrane lipoprotein-sorting protein — encoded protein: MKIITLTILLALTPTINDLPSGSSREKGRAIAFKAEETFDKFNDNTAEVAIHIKKNNQTTITRKMSLKVLVTEENTDKALMQFYHPADVKGMAFLIWTHKDTFDDLWVYIPDRRRVKRISTQTKGSNFMGTEFQTEDLIRAEPEKYTYEYLETKSCGELECYLVNRFPKEKSTIYSRQVLWIDTDHFRFQQIDSYDLSGNHVKTLKFFGYKLYKDRFWRWDRHELTDHRTGEVTVSDFINWRFNIGLKESQFTVNGLQNIR
- a CDS encoding sensor histidine kinase — encoded protein: MVPIDEKECQLDLKDMHQALLDHSFDAIVSIDTEGAILGWNLSAESTFGWKAEEVVGKKLSEVLIPEKYRAAHTEGLRRFMHTGKARVLNQHLELSALHRNGGELPVEISIVPSRQNGRVVFTGIIRDITESKNAIRQAQLREEEYKILHEVAQALQNSNSMEAMLREALGAISRSKELHVENKAGIFLADQEKQVLRLAVRIGKFPAGFLKNLKEIPFYNIPYGRCFTSGEMVVRDWCMFYPQQPGPFGKENQYGSYIVPLKCRNETMGVLFLYTPESPPCYEGSRDVLRSIAALIGNAIKHRQYEKEIQKQNKQLRMFNFMKNRFLGIASHDLRNPIYLILTYCSILAEGSLGKLNDRQEKIIDKIIYSGEYMRDLLSNLLDISKIESGQFHLDKKPANFNLLVQSQVEMSQQLADKKQIRLEFFPDELPDVAVDKCSMIQVVDNLVGNAIKFSPPGARVIVSTRKNGNRWRFSVEDEGPGLDKEEMALAFEEFQTLSAKPTGGEKATGLGLAISKKIINLHGGEMGVESEKEMGSTFYFDLPI